A genome region from Tolypothrix sp. PCC 7712 includes the following:
- a CDS encoding enediyne biosynthesis protein UnbU translates to MRTDIAPATWLAHSPAEWISRKGDLMVTTDSWNQTNRLAGLRRFATAITILNILGHTVLGFEQSWVQPLVALGTAYSMEILLELIDASVKQRQPQFAQGGLGKFVDFLLPAHITGLAVVMLLYANERLLPIAFAVAVAIGSKAIFRTPVGKSYRHFFNPSNFGISVTLLLFPWVSIAPPYQFTENLDGIGDWLLPGIIVVSGTFLNARFTHRLPLIAAWLSAFILQAAFRSILFATPLTAALLPMTGVAFILFTFYMVTDPGTTPSQLHSQILFGLAVAVVYGLLMITHIVFGLFFALTIVCTLRGLGLYLQALATPVQAILLPTPASVGEL, encoded by the coding sequence GTGCGAACAGACATTGCACCTGCAACCTGGTTGGCACACAGTCCTGCTGAGTGGATTAGCAGAAAAGGAGATTTAATGGTGACGACGGATAGCTGGAATCAAACCAACCGATTAGCAGGATTGCGACGCTTTGCGACCGCGATTACGATCCTCAACATTCTGGGGCACACTGTTCTAGGTTTTGAGCAATCCTGGGTACAGCCGCTTGTGGCATTGGGCACGGCTTACAGTATGGAGATACTGCTGGAGTTGATAGACGCTTCTGTAAAGCAACGCCAGCCCCAGTTCGCCCAGGGTGGGCTAGGCAAATTCGTTGATTTTCTGCTCCCTGCTCACATTACTGGGCTAGCAGTTGTGATGCTACTGTACGCTAACGAACGGTTGCTGCCGATCGCTTTTGCAGTTGCCGTAGCCATTGGCTCAAAAGCCATCTTCCGCACTCCTGTCGGCAAAAGTTACCGCCATTTCTTCAATCCCTCCAACTTTGGTATTAGTGTGACGCTGTTGCTCTTTCCCTGGGTGAGCATTGCTCCTCCCTATCAATTCACGGAGAACCTTGATGGAATTGGGGATTGGCTCTTACCGGGAATCATCGTTGTTTCTGGTACCTTTCTCAATGCTCGCTTCACCCATCGCTTACCCCTAATTGCTGCCTGGTTGAGTGCCTTTATTCTCCAAGCAGCGTTCCGCAGCATCCTCTTCGCTACGCCCCTGACTGCGGCCTTACTACCGATGACAGGCGTAGCATTTATTCTCTTCACCTTTTACATGGTTACAGACCCTGGTACAACACCCAGCCAATTACACAGTCAAATCTTATTTGGCTTAGCTGTTGCGGTTGTGTATGGGTTGCTGATGATCACTCACATCGTCTTTGGATTGTTCTTCGCTCTCACCATTGTCTGTACTCTCCGGGGGCTTGGTCTTTACCTGCAAGCGTTGGCTACTCCAGTGCAGGCTATTCTACTGCCGACACCCGCATCCGTAGGAGAACTTTGA
- a CDS encoding CRTAC1 family protein, translating into MSFIKSFVWHHTRRLVAIALIVTLFYFAQLPDLSAPERGAIASRFRFTRLPLPELTGQSLQFVRAVHPSLERHAAWTSSVGAAVALNDLDKDGLANDVCYVDPRVDRAIIAPVPGTPNRYQPFALTPGLLSYESSVMAPMGCLIEDLNEDGWLDLLVYYWGRTPIAYLRRETDKLALTNSNYVQREIVPKSERWYTNAATLADLDGDGHTDLIVGNYHPDGARILDAKATGREHMQHSMSRARNGGRKHLLLWTGATAGVEPTVQFQEIEGVLDETVANSWTLAVGAADLDGDLLPEIYFANDFGPDRLLHNRSQPGELHFAILSGKKNLTTANSKVLGHDSFKGMGVDFGDINSDGLLDIYVSNIAAEYALEESHFLFLNTGKRIQQGVAPYIDRSEQLGLSRSGWAWEAKFGDFDNDGTLEALQATGFAKGNVNRWPELHELAMGNDQLLSDSRSWARLQPGDDLSGHQHNPFFVRAKNGRYYDLAKELGLDETSVSRGIATADVDGDGDLDFAVANQWEPSYFYQNQSSQTKAFLGLHLLRVLDSSASTTTYPGHPGAKTFAQPAIGATATVYLPDGRQLVAQVDGGNGHSGVRSTDLHFGLDRSSLDTPVRVDLRWRNLRGQVCEQTLHLQPGWHTVLLSGLAEKEI; encoded by the coding sequence TCCAGAACGAGGGGCGATCGCCAGTCGATTTCGCTTCACTCGTTTACCATTACCAGAATTAACAGGACAATCATTGCAATTTGTGCGGGCAGTGCATCCTAGTTTAGAACGCCACGCCGCCTGGACTTCTTCAGTTGGTGCAGCCGTTGCCCTCAACGACTTGGATAAAGACGGGTTGGCAAATGATGTTTGCTACGTCGATCCCAGAGTAGATCGAGCGATCATCGCTCCCGTACCTGGAACACCCAACCGTTATCAACCATTTGCCTTGACTCCTGGTTTACTCTCCTACGAATCAAGCGTCATGGCTCCAATGGGGTGCTTAATCGAGGATCTAAATGAAGATGGTTGGCTGGATCTGCTGGTTTATTACTGGGGCAGAACCCCGATCGCCTACCTGCGAAGAGAAACAGACAAACTGGCCCTAACTAATAGTAACTACGTACAACGCGAGATTGTACCCAAGAGTGAACGTTGGTATACCAATGCTGCCACCCTGGCTGATTTAGACGGGGATGGACATACCGATTTAATCGTCGGCAACTACCACCCAGATGGAGCGCGAATTCTGGACGCGAAAGCCACCGGACGCGAACATATGCAGCATTCGATGTCGCGAGCGAGGAATGGCGGACGCAAGCATTTGCTGTTATGGACAGGAGCAACAGCAGGGGTAGAGCCAACAGTGCAGTTTCAAGAAATCGAGGGAGTTCTGGACGAGACTGTAGCCAATAGTTGGACGCTGGCTGTGGGAGCAGCAGATCTCGATGGCGATCTTTTACCTGAAATCTATTTTGCTAATGATTTTGGCCCCGATCGCCTGCTACACAATCGCTCTCAACCAGGGGAACTGCACTTCGCCATCTTGTCAGGCAAGAAAAATCTAACCACTGCCAACTCCAAAGTTTTAGGTCACGACAGCTTTAAAGGAATGGGGGTAGATTTTGGAGATATCAACAGTGATGGTTTATTAGATATTTATGTCAGCAACATTGCTGCGGAATATGCCTTGGAAGAAAGCCACTTTCTGTTTCTCAACACCGGCAAGAGAATACAGCAAGGTGTCGCGCCCTACATTGACCGCAGCGAGCAATTAGGATTGTCGCGCAGTGGCTGGGCGTGGGAAGCCAAATTTGGTGACTTTGACAACGATGGAACCTTAGAAGCACTGCAAGCAACGGGTTTTGCTAAAGGGAATGTCAACCGTTGGCCTGAGTTGCACGAACTAGCAATGGGTAACGATCAACTCCTGAGTGATTCGCGCAGTTGGGCCAGATTGCAACCGGGTGACGATTTAAGCGGTCATCAGCATAATCCGTTCTTTGTACGTGCCAAAAATGGTCGCTATTACGATTTGGCAAAGGAACTAGGACTAGATGAAACTTCGGTCAGTCGGGGAATTGCCACTGCTGATGTTGATGGAGATGGTGACTTAGATTTTGCTGTAGCCAACCAGTGGGAACCTTCTTACTTTTACCAGAATCAAAGCTCGCAAACGAAAGCATTTTTAGGACTGCATCTTCTCCGGGTACTGGATTCATCTGCCAGCACCACTACTTATCCAGGGCATCCAGGAGCAAAAACTTTTGCACAGCCTGCAATTGGTGCTACAGCAACCGTATATCTCCCAGATGGACGACAACTCGTCGCTCAGGTAGATGGTGGCAACGGGCATTCAGGAGTACGCAGTACAGACTTGCACTTTGGACTCGATCGCTCGTCTTTGGATACACCAGTGCGAGTTGATTTACGCTGGCGCAATTTGCGTGGACAGGTGTGCGAACAGACATTGCACCTGCAACCTGGTTGGCACACAGTCCTGCTGAGTGGATTAGCAGAAAAGGAGATTTAA